One window of the Carcharodon carcharias isolate sCarCar2 chromosome 26, sCarCar2.pri, whole genome shotgun sequence genome contains the following:
- the leo1 gene encoding RNA polymerase-associated protein LEO1, translating into MADMADLFGSDADSEPDQKDFDSGSGSGSDSEQEQAASESNPSGSESEREDGNEDENGREATKPSNKELFGEDSEDEVHSRHSGSDDRSDNQSIASGHSDQDVQHSETEQQSGSEEQQFDNEDDDNRSDAGSMHSDAGSVGSDVGSAHSDVGSVHSDAGSVHSDAGSAHSDAGSAHSDAGSAHSDAGSAHSDAGSAHSDAGSAHSDAASAHSDAASAHSDAASAHSDAASVHSDAGSTCSDAGSIQSDAGSMRSHSEAGNVHSDAGSAHSRSDVASNHSHSDAASNQSDAEASGKEMHSENEKWERESRSDQSDEEEKLHRSDEEQHLSDDEQEHKSVSARGSDSEDEVIRQKPKKIIASDSDSDSDAKDKDKIEGDDLFGGADDISSDSEGEKPPTPGQPVDEYGMDQEHQEEEPIPETRIEVEIPKVNTDLGNDLYFVKLPNFLSVEPRPFDPQYYEDEFEDEEMLDEEGRTRLKLKVENTIRWRAHKDEEGNETRESNARIVKWSDGSMSLHLGNEVFDVYKAPLQGDHNHLFIRQGTGLQGQAVFKTKLTFRPHSTDSATHRKMTLSLADRCSKTQKIRILPMAGRDPESQRSEMIKKEEERLKASIRRESQQRRMREKQSQRGLSSSYLEPDRYDEEEEGDETISLAAIKNKYKGGVREERARIYSSDSDEGSDDDKAQRLLKAKKLDSDEEAEHSGKRKAENDDKGTSKRAKKYVISDEEEDDV; encoded by the exons ATGGCGGACATGGCGGATTTATTTGGCAGCGACGCGGACAGCGAACCCGACCAGAAAG ATTTTGACTCGGGATCTGGATCAGGCTCTGACTCAGAGCAGGAACAAGCAGCATCAGAAAGCAATCCttcagggagtgagagtgaaagggaagatgGGAATGAAGATGAAAATGGGAGAGAGGCTACAAAGCCTAGCAATAAAGAGTTATTTGGAGAGGACAGTGAGGATGAAGTGCACTCAAGACACAGTGGAAGTGATGACAGATCTGATAACCAGTCCATAGCTTCAGGACACTCTGATCAAGATGTCCAGCATTCAGAGACAGAGCAGCAAAGTGGCTCTGAAGAACAACAGTTTGACAATGAAGATGACGACAATCGctctgatgcaggcagcatgcatTCCGATGCAGGCAGTGTGGGTTCTGATGTTGGCAGTGCACACTCTGATGTTGGCAGTGTGCACTCTGATGCTGGCAGTGTGCACTCTGATGCTGGCAGTGCGCACTCTGATGCTGGCAGTGCGCACTCTGATGCTGGCAGTGCGCACTCTGATGCTGGCAGTGCGCACTCTGATGCTGGCAGTGCGCACTCTGATGCTGGCAGTGCACACTCTGATGCTGCCAGTGCGCACTCTGATGCTGCCAGTGCGCACTCTGATGCTGCCAGTGCGCACTCTGATGCTGCCAGTGTGCACTCTGATGCTGGCAGTACCTGTTCCGATGCTGGCAGCATCCAGTCTGATGCTGGCAGCATGCGATCCCACTCCGAAGCTGGCAACGTCCATTCAGATGCCGGCAGCGCCCATTCCCGGTCTGATGTCGCCAGTAATCATTCCCACTCTGATGCTGCCAGTAACCAATCAGATGCCGAGGCTTCTGGAAAGGAGATGCACTCTGAGAAtgagaaatgggagagagagtccAGAAGTGACCAGTCAGATGAAGAGGAAAAACTGCATCGTTCAGACGAGGAACAGCACCTTTCAGATGATGAGCAGGAACATAAATCAG TTTCTGCAAgaggcagtgacagtgaagatgaAGTAATTAGACAAAAACCAAAGAAAATAATTGCTTCAgattctgattctgacagtgaTGCAAAAGATAAAG ATAAAATAGAAGGAGATGATCTTTTTGGGGGCGCAGATGACATTTCATCTGACAGCGAAGGTGAGAAGCCTCCCACTCCAGGCCAACCTGTA GATGAGTACGGCATGGATCAGGAACATCAAGAAGAAGAACCAATCCCAGAAACACGGATAGAAGTAGAGATTCCTAAAGTGAACACCGATTTGGGAAATGACTTGTATTTTGTTAAACTACCTAACTTTCTTAGCGTGGAGCCCAG GCCATTTGATCCCCAATACTATGAAGATGAATTTGaagatgaggaaatgttggatgaAGAAGGGAGAACAAGACTTAAACTAAAG GTTGAAAACACAATTCGCTGGCGAGCACATAAAGATGAAGAGGGAAATGAAACTCGTGAAAGTAATGCTCGAATAGTAAAATGGTCAGATGGAAG TATGTCCTTACATCTCGGAAATGAAGTTTTTGATGTCTACAAGGCTCCGCTTCAAGGGGATCATAACCATCTGTTTATTAGGCAGGGAACTGGTTTGCAAGGTCAGGCAGTCTTCAAAACCAAGCTTACCTTCAG GCCTCATTCCACAGACAGTGCTACCCACAGGAAGATGACCCTGTCTCTGGCAGATAGGTGTTCAAAAACACAAAAGATTCGAATACTTCCCATGGCTGGCAGAGACCCTGAATCCCAGCGTTCTGAAATGATAAAG AAAGAGGAGGAGCGCCTTAAGGCTTCTATTCGAAGAGAGTCTCAGCAACGCAGaatgagagagaagcagagtcagCGAGGTCTTAGCTCCTCCTACCTGGAACCTGACCGGTATGACGAGGAGGAAGAAGGTGATGAGACCATTAGCCTCGCAGCCATCAAGAACAAGTACAAGGGAGGAGTTAGAG AGGAGCGTGCTCGGATATATTCCTCAGATAGTGACGAGGGGTCTGATGATGACAAAGCACAGAGgctcctgaaagccaagaagcttgacagtgaTGAG GAAGCTGAACATTCTGGAAAGAGAAAAGCGGAGAATGATGATAAAGGTACCAGCAAAAGGGCAAAGAAGTATGTGATTAGTGATGAAGAGGAAGATGATGTGTAA